The following are from one region of the Amycolatopsis sp. QT-25 genome:
- a CDS encoding MFS transporter, whose product MGTSRWGGLAALLAGFFVLLLDTTIVAVASPSIQADPGGDVAAFFWVTAGYLLAFSVPLLVAGRLGDLFDPERVYLIGLVVALDLNPWWISVGAALLGAANAMAWSPLSAIATASVDPGAAGGASGLFTTVRQVGAVAGVAVTGAILAGLEARPVVAFEVVFGFVGLVAVGGVVAASRLPERSRVGEVA is encoded by the coding sequence ATGGGTACTTCCAGATGGGGCGGACTCGCGGCCCTGCTCGCCGGCTTCTTCGTGCTCCTGCTGGACACGACCATCGTCGCGGTGGCGAGCCCGAGCATCCAAGCCGATCCGGGCGGGGACGTCGCCGCGTTCTTCTGGGTGACGGCGGGCTACCTGCTCGCGTTTTCGGTTCCCTTGCTGGTCGCCGGCCGACTGGGTGACCTCTTCGACCCCGAGCGTGTCTACCTCATCGGGCTGGTGGTGGCGTTGGACCTGAACCCCTGGTGGATCTCGGTGGGCGCCGCGCTTCTGGGTGCCGCCAACGCGATGGCGTGGTCACCGCTGTCCGCGATCGCGACGGCCTCCGTCGACCCCGGCGCCGCAGGCGGCGCCTCGGGTCTGTTCACCACGGTCAGGCAGGTGGGCGCGGTGGCCGGGGTGGCGGTGACCGGCGCGATCCTGGCGGGGCTCGAAGCAAGGCCCGTGGTGGCTTTCGAGGTCGTATTCGGGTTCGTGGGACTTGTGGCTGTCGGTGGTGTCGTTGCCGCTTCTCGACTTCCGGAGCGCTCGCGGGTGGGTGAGGTGGCGTGA